In a single window of the Streptomyces sp. HUAS ZL42 genome:
- the ftsH gene encoding ATP-dependent zinc metalloprotease FtsH, with product MSNAAPPRKAPDQPWRTEGTPDEQPRRPGGRPIRGRWWSLLLTAVIVFLLAYVGLTYLDRGNEPTISYTEFSRQVDTGNVSKIYSKGDAIQGELKSARDNPEGDGDYTKFKTQRPAFADDNLWQELSSRGVTVTAQPVVQQRGILSNVLFSLIPIAVLVAIWIFFARRMSAGLGGAGGMLGRKAPPKPVELRPGTQRTTFADVAGIDEVKGELDDVVDFLEHPDAYRRMGAKMPRGVLLAGSPGTGKTLLARAVAGEAGVPFFSASASEFIEMIVGVGASRVRELFAEARKLAPSIIFIDEIDTIGRVRSGGASVSGHDEREQTLNQILTEMDGFSGSEGVVVIAATNRADILDPALTRPGRFDRVVNVSPPDRNGREAILRIHTREIPLAPDVDLAHLARTTPGMTGADLANLANEAALLAVKRKQEQVTRSDLSEALEKVQLGAERTLVMPEEDRRRTAYHESGHALLGMLQPGADPVRKITIVPRGRALGVTMSTPEVERYAHSEEYLRGRIIGALGGMAAEEVVYGVVTTGAENDLEQVTNIARGMVARWGMSERVGRLSALPSDAQQAYGLAAAPQTLDVIDAEMRRIVDECYEEACRKLRDHRGRLDALTQALLEHETLEETDAYRIAGITRLTKGDGNG from the coding sequence ATGAGCAATGCCGCGCCACCACGCAAGGCCCCTGACCAGCCGTGGCGCACCGAGGGCACACCGGACGAGCAGCCCAGGCGGCCCGGTGGCCGACCGATACGCGGCCGATGGTGGAGCCTGCTCCTCACCGCGGTGATCGTGTTCCTGCTCGCCTATGTGGGACTGACGTACCTCGACAGAGGAAACGAGCCGACGATCTCCTACACAGAGTTCAGCAGGCAGGTCGACACCGGCAACGTCTCCAAGATCTACTCCAAGGGCGACGCGATCCAGGGCGAGCTCAAGAGCGCCCGGGACAACCCCGAGGGCGACGGCGACTACACCAAGTTCAAGACGCAGCGCCCGGCCTTCGCGGACGACAACCTCTGGCAGGAACTGAGCAGCCGCGGCGTGACGGTGACCGCCCAGCCCGTCGTGCAGCAGCGCGGCATCCTGTCCAACGTGCTCTTCTCCCTGATCCCGATTGCGGTGCTGGTCGCGATCTGGATCTTCTTCGCGCGGCGGATGAGCGCGGGCCTGGGCGGCGCGGGCGGCATGCTCGGCCGCAAGGCGCCGCCCAAACCGGTGGAGCTCCGGCCGGGCACCCAGCGCACGACGTTCGCCGATGTGGCCGGCATCGACGAGGTCAAGGGTGAGCTCGACGACGTGGTGGACTTCCTGGAACACCCCGACGCCTACCGCAGGATGGGCGCGAAGATGCCGCGCGGCGTGCTGCTCGCGGGTTCGCCGGGCACCGGCAAGACCCTGCTGGCGCGTGCGGTGGCGGGCGAGGCGGGCGTACCGTTCTTCTCCGCCTCCGCGTCCGAGTTCATCGAGATGATCGTCGGCGTCGGCGCCTCCCGCGTCCGGGAACTGTTCGCCGAGGCCCGCAAGCTGGCGCCGTCGATCATCTTCATCGACGAGATCGACACCATCGGGCGGGTGCGCAGCGGCGGCGCGTCGGTCAGCGGTCACGACGAGCGCGAGCAGACGCTGAACCAGATCCTCACGGAGATGGACGGCTTCTCCGGCTCGGAGGGCGTGGTGGTCATCGCGGCGACGAACCGCGCCGACATCCTGGACCCGGCACTGACCCGGCCCGGCCGCTTCGACCGGGTGGTCAACGTCTCCCCGCCCGACCGCAACGGGCGCGAGGCGATCCTGCGGATCCACACCCGAGAGATCCCGCTCGCCCCGGACGTGGACCTGGCCCACCTGGCCCGCACGACCCCGGGCATGACAGGCGCGGATCTGGCCAATCTTGCCAACGAGGCCGCTCTGCTCGCGGTCAAGCGCAAGCAGGAGCAGGTGACCCGGTCGGACCTGTCCGAGGCTCTCGAGAAGGTGCAGCTGGGTGCCGAACGCACACTCGTCATGCCCGAGGAGGACCGTCGGCGCACCGCTTACCACGAGAGCGGGCACGCCCTGCTGGGCATGCTGCAGCCCGGAGCCGACCCCGTCCGCAAGATCACCATCGTGCCGCGCGGCAGGGCGCTCGGAGTGACGATGTCGACCCCCGAGGTGGAGCGGTACGCGCACTCGGAGGAGTACCTGCGCGGCCGCATCATCGGCGCCCTGGGCGGCATGGCCGCGGAAGAGGTGGTCTACGGGGTCGTCACCACGGGTGCGGAGAACGACCTCGAACAGGTGACCAACATCGCGCGCGGGATGGTGGCCCGCTGGGGCATGAGCGAGCGCGTGGGCCGGCTGTCCGCCCTGCCGAGCGACGCCCAGCAGGCCTACGGGCTCGCGGCCGCCCCGCAGACCCTGGACGTCATCGACGCCGAGATGCGCCGGATCGTCGACGAGTGCTACGAGGAGGCCTGCCGCAAACTCCGCGACCACCGTGGCCGACTGGACGCCCTGACACAGGCGTTGCTGGAGCACGAGACGCTGGAGGAGACGGACGCCTACCGGATCGCGGGGATCACGCGGTTGACGAAGGGGGACGGGAACGGGTGA
- a CDS encoding P-II family nitrogen regulator — translation MKLITAVVKPHRLDEIKEALQAFGVHGLTVTEASGYGRQRGHTEVYRGAEYTVDLVPKIRIEVLAEDDDAEQLIDVIVKAARTGKIGDGKVWALPVETAVRVRTGERGPDAL, via the coding sequence ATGAAGCTCATCACCGCCGTCGTGAAGCCCCACCGGCTGGACGAGATCAAGGAGGCCCTGCAGGCCTTCGGGGTCCACGGTCTGACGGTCACCGAGGCGAGCGGCTACGGTCGTCAGCGGGGACACACCGAGGTCTACCGCGGCGCCGAGTACACGGTCGACCTGGTCCCCAAGATCCGCATCGAGGTGCTGGCCGAGGACGACGACGCCGAGCAGCTGATCGACGTCATCGTCAAGGCGGCCCGCACCGGCAAGATCGGTGACGGCAAGGTCTGGGCCCTCCCGGTCGAGACGGCCGTACGGGTCCGGACCGGCGAGCGCGGCCCGGACGCGCTCTAA
- a CDS encoding ammonium transporter, whose product MAPAITLAAEAPKLSAANTGFMLICSALVLLMTPGLAFFYGGMVRVKSTLNMLMMSFISIGIVTILWVLYGFSMAFGTDSGSFIGWTSDWVGLSNIGLTELWDGYTIPIFVFMVFQLMFAIITPALISGALADRVKFTAWSLFVALWATVVYFPVAHWVWGAGGWAFELGVIDFAGGTAVHINAGAAALGVILVIGKRVGFKKDPMRPHSLPLVMLGAGLLWFGWFGFNAGSWLGNDDGVGALMFVNTQIATAAAMLAWLLYEKIRHGAFTTLGAASGAVAGLVAITPSGGAVSPLGAIAVGVIAGVLCAMAVGLKYKLGYDDSLDVVGVHLVGGVVGSLLIGLFASGKGQSTVEGLFYGGGMTQFWKQCAGVFAVLGYSLVASAILAFLLDKTIGMRVTEDEEVAGIDQAEHAETAYDFSGAGGGAARTAVTAPVAGAESKKVDA is encoded by the coding sequence ATGGCACCAGCCATCACGCTTGCCGCAGAGGCGCCCAAGCTCTCTGCCGCCAACACAGGTTTCATGCTCATCTGTTCCGCCCTGGTGCTGCTCATGACCCCGGGCCTGGCCTTCTTCTACGGAGGCATGGTCCGCGTCAAGAGCACCCTCAACATGCTGATGATGAGCTTCATCAGTATCGGCATCGTCACCATCCTGTGGGTGCTGTACGGCTTCTCCATGGCCTTCGGTACGGACTCCGGCAGCTTCATCGGCTGGACCTCCGACTGGGTGGGCCTCAGCAACATCGGGCTGACGGAGCTGTGGGACGGCTACACCATCCCGATCTTCGTGTTCATGGTCTTCCAGCTGATGTTCGCGATCATCACGCCCGCCCTGATCAGCGGTGCCCTCGCGGACCGCGTGAAGTTCACGGCGTGGTCGCTGTTCGTCGCGCTGTGGGCCACTGTCGTCTACTTCCCGGTCGCCCACTGGGTCTGGGGCGCCGGCGGCTGGGCCTTCGAGCTCGGTGTGATCGACTTCGCCGGTGGTACCGCGGTCCACATCAACGCCGGTGCCGCGGCGCTCGGCGTCATCCTGGTCATCGGCAAGCGCGTCGGCTTCAAGAAGGACCCGATGCGCCCGCACAGCCTGCCGCTGGTCATGCTCGGTGCCGGTCTGCTGTGGTTCGGCTGGTTCGGCTTCAACGCCGGCTCGTGGCTCGGCAACGACGACGGCGTCGGCGCGCTGATGTTCGTCAACACGCAGATCGCCACGGCCGCCGCCATGCTGGCCTGGCTGCTCTACGAGAAGATCCGCCACGGTGCGTTCACCACCCTGGGTGCCGCCTCCGGCGCGGTCGCCGGTCTGGTCGCCATCACCCCGTCCGGTGGTGCCGTCTCCCCGCTCGGCGCGATCGCGGTCGGTGTCATCGCCGGTGTCCTGTGCGCCATGGCCGTCGGCCTGAAGTACAAGCTCGGCTACGACGACTCCCTCGACGTCGTCGGCGTCCACCTGGTCGGCGGTGTCGTCGGCTCCCTGCTGATCGGCCTCTTCGCCAGCGGCAAGGGCCAGTCCACCGTGGAGGGCCTCTTCTACGGCGGCGGCATGACCCAGTTCTGGAAGCAGTGCGCCGGTGTCTTCGCGGTCCTCGGCTACTCCCTGGTCGCCTCCGCGATCCTCGCCTTCCTGCTCGACAAGACGATCGGCATGCGGGTCACCGAGGACGAGGAAGTGGCCGGCATCGACCAGGCCGAGCACGCCGAGACCGCATACGACTTCAGCGGCGCCGGCGGCGGCGCTGCCCGGACCGCCGTCACGGCCCCGGTCGCCGGCGCGGAGAGCAAGAAGGTGGACGCATGA
- a CDS encoding [protein-PII] uridylyltransferase, which yields MTSTDMRTEAEDSGPSGYAAARLRLLQEGAQSGPPRRAALAELTDDWLSGLFDAAADGLRGVSLVAVGGYGRGELSPRSDLDLLLLHDGGDAKAVAALADRLWYPVWDLGLALDHSVRTPAEARKTAGEDLKVQLGLLDARHLAGDLGLTAGLRTAVLADWRNQAPKRLPELQELCAERAERQGELQYLLEPDLKEARGGLRDATALRAVAASWLADAPREGLADARRRLLDARDALHLTTGRATDRLALQEQDQVAAELGLLDADTLLRQVYEAARVISYASDVTWREVGRVLRSRSVRPRLRAMLGGGKPVAERSPLAEGVVEQDGEVVLARAARPDRDPVLPLRAAAAAAQAGLPLSLHAVRRMAANTRPLSTPWPAEAREQLVTLLGSGRPTVDVWEALEAEGLITRLLPDWERVRCRPQRNAVHVWTVDRHLIETAVRASEFTRRVSRPDLLLVAALLHDIGKGWPGDHSVAGEIIAKDVAARIGFDRDDVAVLAGLVRHHLLLVDTATRRDLEDPATVRSVAEAVGSQSTLELLHALTEADALATGPAAWSSWRGSLVADLVKRVSAVLAGNLQDEPEDAAPTAEQERLAIESVATGGPVLALRAQTEPPTGEEPSGDPEPLGVELLIAVPDQSGVLPAVAGVLAMHRLTVRTAELRALDLPDGVDGSVLLLNWRVAAEYGSLPQAARLRADLVRALDGSLDIAARLAERDAAYPRRRGVVAPPPRVTVASAASRLATVIEVRAQDAPGLLFRIGRALEDAGVRVRSAHVSTLGANAVDAFYVTGPKGAPLPGDEAAGVARKLEETLRG from the coding sequence GTGACGAGTACGGACATGCGAACTGAAGCAGAGGACTCGGGACCCAGCGGCTACGCGGCGGCCCGGCTGCGCCTCCTCCAGGAGGGGGCGCAGTCCGGGCCGCCGCGCCGTGCCGCCCTCGCCGAGCTGACCGACGACTGGCTCTCGGGCCTCTTCGACGCGGCGGCGGACGGCCTGCGCGGCGTCTCCCTGGTGGCGGTCGGCGGGTACGGCCGGGGCGAGCTGTCCCCGCGCAGCGACCTCGACCTTCTGCTGCTCCACGACGGCGGCGACGCCAAGGCGGTCGCCGCCCTGGCCGACCGCCTCTGGTACCCCGTGTGGGACCTCGGTCTCGCCCTCGACCACTCGGTCCGTACGCCGGCGGAGGCACGCAAGACGGCGGGCGAGGACCTCAAGGTCCAGCTCGGTCTGCTCGACGCCCGCCACCTCGCGGGCGACCTCGGCCTCACGGCGGGACTGCGTACGGCGGTGCTCGCCGACTGGCGCAACCAGGCGCCGAAACGTCTCCCCGAACTCCAGGAGCTGTGCGCGGAACGCGCCGAACGCCAGGGCGAGCTGCAGTACCTCCTGGAACCCGACCTCAAGGAGGCCCGCGGAGGCCTGCGCGACGCCACCGCCCTGCGCGCCGTGGCCGCCTCCTGGCTGGCCGACGCCCCCCGCGAGGGCCTCGCCGACGCCCGGCGCCGGCTGCTCGACGCCCGGGACGCCCTGCACCTGACGACAGGGCGCGCGACCGACCGGCTCGCGCTCCAGGAGCAGGACCAGGTCGCCGCCGAACTCGGCCTGCTCGACGCCGACACGCTGCTGCGGCAGGTGTACGAGGCGGCGCGCGTCATCTCGTATGCGAGCGACGTCACCTGGCGCGAAGTGGGGCGCGTACTGCGGTCGCGCTCGGTGCGGCCGCGCCTGCGCGCCATGCTCGGGGGCGGAAAGCCGGTCGCCGAGCGTTCCCCGCTGGCCGAAGGCGTGGTGGAGCAGGACGGCGAGGTGGTGCTCGCCCGTGCCGCCCGCCCCGATCGCGACCCGGTGCTCCCGTTGCGTGCCGCGGCCGCCGCCGCACAGGCCGGCCTCCCGCTCTCCCTGCATGCCGTACGGCGCATGGCGGCCAACACGCGCCCCCTGTCCACGCCCTGGCCCGCCGAGGCGCGCGAACAGCTCGTGACCCTGCTCGGCTCGGGCCGCCCGACCGTCGACGTCTGGGAGGCGCTGGAGGCCGAAGGGCTGATCACGCGTCTCCTGCCCGACTGGGAGCGCGTGCGCTGCCGCCCGCAGCGCAACGCCGTGCACGTGTGGACCGTGGACCGGCATCTGATCGAGACCGCCGTCCGGGCCTCCGAGTTCACCCGCCGTGTCAGCCGCCCCGACCTCCTCCTGGTCGCCGCGCTGCTGCACGACATCGGCAAGGGCTGGCCCGGCGACCACTCCGTGGCCGGCGAGATCATCGCCAAGGACGTGGCCGCCCGGATCGGCTTCGACCGCGACGACGTGGCCGTGCTCGCCGGCCTGGTACGCCACCACCTGCTGCTGGTCGACACGGCCACCCGCAGGGACCTGGAGGACCCGGCCACCGTCCGCTCGGTCGCCGAGGCCGTCGGCTCCCAGAGCACCCTGGAGCTGCTGCACGCGCTGACCGAGGCGGACGCCCTGGCCACCGGCCCGGCAGCCTGGTCGTCCTGGCGGGGCTCGCTTGTCGCCGACCTGGTCAAGCGGGTCTCCGCGGTCCTCGCCGGAAACCTGCAGGACGAGCCCGAGGACGCCGCGCCCACCGCCGAGCAGGAACGGCTCGCGATCGAGTCGGTCGCGACCGGCGGCCCCGTGCTGGCGCTGCGCGCGCAGACCGAGCCGCCCACGGGGGAGGAGCCCTCCGGCGATCCCGAGCCGCTCGGTGTGGAGCTGCTCATCGCCGTACCGGACCAGTCCGGTGTGCTGCCCGCGGTGGCCGGCGTGCTGGCGATGCACCGGCTCACGGTCCGCACGGCCGAGCTGCGCGCCCTGGACCTGCCGGACGGCGTCGACGGCTCCGTCCTGCTGCTGAACTGGCGGGTCGCCGCCGAGTACGGCTCCCTGCCGCAGGCCGCCCGGCTGCGCGCGGACCTCGTACGGGCCCTGGACGGCTCGCTGGACATCGCCGCCCGTCTCGCCGAACGCGACGCCGCCTATCCGCGCCGCCGTGGCGTCGTGGCGCCCCCGCCGCGCGTGACGGTCGCGTCCGCCGCGTCCCGCCTGGCCACCGTGATCGAGGTGCGCGCCCAGGACGCGCCCGGTCTGCTGTTCCGGATCGGGCGGGCGCTGGAGGACGCGGGCGTGCGGGTGCGCAGTGCGCATGTGAGCACGCTGGGCGCGAACGCGGTCGACGCCTTCTACGTGACCGGGCCCAAGGGCGCGCCGCTGCCGGGCGATGAGGCGGCGGGCGTGGCGCGGAAGCTGGAGGAGACGCTGCGAGGGTGA
- the ftsY gene encoding signal recognition particle-docking protein FtsY: MDIVILAVVIAVVVLGALGGLVIGSRRRKPLPPPPPAAPDITAPPAEPHVGDEAETPREEPRRTIEEVDLPDGSAPVTVEELPPAEIEIPEPTAGRLVRLRARLSRSQNALGKGLLTLLSREHLDDETWEEVEDTLLTADVGVQPTQELVDGLRERVKVLGTRTPDELRGLLREELLKLVGTDFDRTVKTEPETTKPGIVMVVGVNGTGKTTTTGKLARVLVADGRSVVLGAADTFRAAAADQLQTWGERVGAYTVRGPEGGDPASVAFDAVKEGKEMGADVVLIDTAGRLHTKTGLMDELGKVKRVVEKHAPLDEVLLVLDATTGQNGLVQARVFAEVVDITGIVLTKLDGTAKGGIVVAVQRELGVPVKLVGLGEGADDLAPFEPEAFVDALIGD, translated from the coding sequence ATGGACATCGTCATCCTTGCTGTAGTCATCGCCGTGGTCGTGCTCGGCGCACTCGGTGGGCTCGTCATCGGCAGTCGGCGAAGGAAGCCGCTGCCCCCGCCGCCTCCCGCCGCCCCCGACATCACCGCCCCCCCGGCCGAGCCGCACGTCGGCGACGAGGCCGAGACACCGCGCGAAGAACCGCGCCGAACGATCGAGGAGGTGGACCTCCCGGACGGCTCGGCCCCGGTCACCGTCGAGGAGCTCCCGCCCGCCGAGATCGAGATCCCGGAGCCCACCGCGGGCCGCCTGGTCCGCCTGCGGGCCCGCCTCTCCCGCTCCCAGAACGCCCTCGGCAAGGGCCTGCTCACGCTGCTCTCGCGCGAGCACCTGGACGATGAGACGTGGGAGGAGGTCGAGGACACGCTGCTCACCGCCGACGTCGGCGTGCAGCCCACTCAGGAGCTGGTCGACGGGCTGCGTGAGCGCGTGAAGGTGCTCGGCACCCGCACTCCCGACGAGCTGCGCGGCCTGCTCCGCGAGGAACTGCTCAAGCTGGTCGGCACCGACTTCGACCGCACCGTGAAGACCGAGCCGGAGACCACCAAGCCCGGCATCGTGATGGTCGTCGGCGTCAACGGCACCGGCAAGACCACCACCACCGGCAAGCTCGCCCGTGTCCTCGTCGCCGACGGCCGCAGCGTCGTGCTGGGCGCCGCCGACACCTTCCGTGCCGCCGCCGCCGACCAGCTGCAGACCTGGGGCGAGCGGGTCGGCGCCTACACCGTGCGCGGTCCCGAGGGTGGCGACCCCGCCTCAGTCGCCTTCGACGCGGTGAAGGAGGGCAAGGAGATGGGCGCCGACGTGGTGCTCATCGACACCGCCGGCCGGCTGCACACCAAGACCGGGCTCATGGACGAGCTCGGCAAGGTCAAGCGGGTCGTGGAGAAGCACGCACCGCTGGACGAGGTACTGCTCGTCCTGGACGCCACCACCGGGCAGAACGGTCTCGTGCAGGCCCGTGTGTTCGCCGAGGTCGTCGACATCACCGGCATCGTGCTGACCAAGCTGGACGGCACGGCCAAGGGTGGCATCGTGGTCGCCGTGCAGCGCGAGCTGGGCGTACCGGTCAAGCTGGTCGGCCTCGGCGAGGGTGCGGACGATCTGGCGCCGTTCGAGCCGGAGGCGTTTGTTGACGCCCTGATCGGCGACTGA
- a CDS encoding SAM-dependent methyltransferase, translating to MTPTLVRHDLPQTGPALRVDQGARARDWSEIQERMLVPLYEAVYERLEVGPATRLLALGCGSGLALLMAASRGATITGVEPSSPERLALARQRLLPEAWDTRARGETRLVDGSPEDAAGTQTPAYNLVTAFEPIGCLAGDAEGVGGVIAATTPLAERGAPVVLAGWGPPERCATSSVLRVAARLADPLRGAAGWRPALRDDLEEVAQQAGLKPDGSGRVACPFGYADMDSALKGLMSTGLFDAAVAATDQAQVDKELTEALHPHQRRDGTVWMPNVFRYLIARIP from the coding sequence ATGACACCTACGCTCGTGCGGCACGACCTGCCTCAGACGGGGCCTGCGCTCCGCGTGGATCAGGGTGCACGCGCGCGTGACTGGTCCGAGATCCAGGAGCGGATGCTGGTCCCGCTCTACGAGGCCGTCTACGAGCGACTCGAAGTGGGCCCGGCCACGCGGCTCCTCGCCCTCGGGTGCGGTTCGGGGCTCGCCCTGCTGATGGCGGCCTCCAGAGGCGCCACGATCACCGGTGTCGAACCTTCCTCCCCCGAACGGCTGGCCCTCGCCCGGCAGCGGCTGCTGCCAGAGGCGTGGGACACGCGTGCGCGTGGGGAGACCCGGCTCGTCGACGGTTCACCCGAGGACGCGGCCGGCACGCAGACGCCCGCGTACAACCTGGTGACCGCCTTCGAGCCCATCGGCTGCCTCGCGGGCGACGCGGAGGGGGTCGGCGGGGTGATCGCGGCCACGACACCGCTCGCCGAGCGGGGGGCGCCCGTGGTGCTGGCCGGCTGGGGGCCGCCGGAGCGCTGCGCCACGTCGTCGGTGCTGCGGGTGGCCGCCAGGCTGGCGGATCCGCTGCGCGGCGCGGCGGGCTGGCGCCCCGCCCTGCGCGACGACCTGGAAGAGGTCGCCCAGCAGGCGGGCCTGAAGCCGGACGGCTCGGGGCGGGTCGCCTGCCCCTTCGGGTACGCCGACATGGACAGTGCTCTCAAGGGACTGATGTCCACCGGTCTGTTCGACGCGGCCGTGGCCGCCACGGACCAGGCGCAGGTGGACAAGGAGCTGACGGAGGCGCTGCATCCGCACCAGCGGCGGGACGGCACGGTGTGGATGCCGAACGTGTTCCGGTACCTGATCGCCCGGATCCCCTGA
- the ffh gene encoding signal recognition particle protein: protein MFDTLSDRLSATFKNLRGKGRLSEADIDATAREIRIALLEADVALPVVRTFIKNVKERALGADVSKALNPAQQVLKIVNEELVTILGGETRRLRFAKNPPTVIMLAGLQGAGKTTLAGKLGRWLKEQGHSPLLVAADLQRPNAVNQLSVVAERAGVAVFAPEPGNGVGDPVQVAKDSIDHAKAKVHDIVIVDTAGRLGIDAEMMQQAADIRDAVSPDEILFVVDAMIGQDAVNTAEAFRDGVGFDGVVLSKLDGDARGGAALSIRQITGKPIMFASNGEKLDDFDAFHPDRMASRILDMGDLLTLIEQAEKTFSQEEAAKMASKLASKKGQDFTLDDFLAQMEQVRKMGSISKLLGMLPGMGQIKDQINNLDERDVDRTAAIIKSMTPGERQDPNIINGSRRARIAKGSGVEVSAVKNLVERFFEARKMMSRMAQGGGMPGMPGIPGMGGGPGRQKKQPKQAKGKQRSGNPMKRKQQEQEEAARRAAAAQGGNAFGLPQQGGQDFELPDEFKKFMG from the coding sequence GTGTTCGATACTCTCTCCGATCGCCTCTCAGCGACTTTCAAGAACCTGCGCGGCAAGGGACGGCTCTCCGAGGCGGACATCGACGCCACCGCCCGCGAAATCCGCATCGCGCTCCTCGAGGCGGACGTGGCGCTGCCGGTCGTCCGGACGTTCATCAAGAACGTCAAGGAGCGTGCCCTCGGTGCCGACGTCTCCAAGGCGCTGAACCCGGCCCAGCAGGTCCTGAAGATCGTCAATGAGGAACTGGTCACCATCCTCGGCGGCGAGACCCGGCGCCTGCGCTTCGCGAAGAACCCGCCGACCGTGATCATGCTGGCGGGTCTGCAGGGTGCCGGTAAGACGACCCTCGCGGGCAAGCTCGGCCGGTGGCTGAAGGAGCAGGGCCACTCGCCGCTCCTTGTCGCTGCCGACCTCCAGCGCCCGAACGCGGTGAACCAGCTCAGCGTGGTCGCCGAGCGGGCGGGTGTCGCGGTCTTCGCGCCCGAGCCGGGCAACGGCGTCGGCGACCCGGTCCAGGTCGCCAAGGACTCCATCGACCACGCGAAGGCGAAGGTCCACGACATCGTGATCGTGGACACCGCCGGCCGACTCGGTATCGACGCCGAGATGATGCAGCAGGCCGCCGACATCCGGGACGCGGTCTCGCCGGACGAGATCCTGTTCGTCGTCGACGCGATGATCGGTCAGGACGCCGTCAACACCGCCGAGGCCTTCCGCGACGGCGTCGGCTTCGACGGTGTGGTGCTCTCGAAGCTCGACGGTGACGCCCGCGGTGGTGCGGCCCTGTCGATCCGCCAGATCACCGGCAAGCCGATCATGTTCGCGTCGAACGGCGAGAAGCTCGACGACTTCGACGCCTTCCACCCGGACCGTATGGCCTCCCGCATCCTCGACATGGGTGACCTGCTCACCCTGATCGAGCAGGCGGAGAAGACGTTCAGCCAGGAAGAGGCCGCCAAGATGGCCTCCAAGCTGGCGTCGAAGAAGGGCCAGGACTTCACCCTGGACGACTTCCTGGCCCAGATGGAGCAGGTCAGAAAGATGGGCTCCATCTCGAAGCTCCTCGGGATGCTGCCGGGCATGGGGCAGATCAAGGACCAGATCAACAATCTCGACGAGCGGGACGTCGACCGCACCGCCGCGATCATCAAGTCGATGACCCCGGGCGAGCGGCAGGACCCGAACATCATCAACGGCTCGCGTCGCGCCCGTATCGCCAAGGGTTCCGGTGTCGAGGTCAGCGCGGTGAAGAACCTGGTCGAGCGGTTCTTCGAGGCCCGCAAGATGATGTCCCGCATGGCCCAGGGCGGCGGCATGCCCGGCATGCCGGGGATCCCGGGCATGGGCGGCGGCCCCGGCAGGCAGAAGAAGCAGCCCAAGCAGGCGAAGGGCAAGCAGCGCTCCGGCAACCCGATGAAGCGCAAGCAGCAGGAGCAGGAGGAGGCCGCACGCCGCGCAGCGGCCGCCCAGGGCGGCAACGCGTTCGGGCTGCCGCAGCAGGGTGGTCAGGACTTCGAACTGCCGGACGAGTTCAAGAAGTTCATGGGCTGA
- a CDS encoding bifunctional DNA primase/polymerase produces the protein MGFTIGSSRGIRDLRSTSRRRGRSSECTAVAEFTGLWGWDVVPGARAAAGACSCGRSDCRAPGAHPLDFAPEIRAGATLDEVTEAWAEFPGAAAMLPVGRAFDVIEVAEPAGRRALIRLERMGLPLGPVTATPQGRAHFFVAPGAAAELTELLYRMGWDDPTSLDLRGLGPGTHITAPPSDRGGLGPVRWLRPPALDTATQPPAARLLLGTLAYVAHRSRA, from the coding sequence ATGGGCTTCACGATCGGCAGCAGCCGGGGGATCCGCGACCTCCGGTCCACCTCGCGCCGCCGCGGCCGCTCGTCGGAGTGCACCGCCGTGGCCGAGTTCACCGGCCTGTGGGGCTGGGACGTGGTGCCGGGTGCACGCGCCGCCGCGGGCGCGTGCTCCTGCGGTCGTTCCGACTGCCGGGCACCGGGAGCGCATCCGCTGGACTTCGCGCCGGAGATTCGCGCCGGGGCGACACTCGACGAAGTGACGGAGGCCTGGGCCGAGTTCCCCGGCGCCGCGGCGATGCTGCCGGTCGGCCGTGCCTTCGACGTGATCGAGGTGGCCGAGCCGGCGGGGCGCCGCGCCCTGATCCGCCTCGAGCGCATGGGCCTCCCCCTCGGCCCGGTGACCGCGACCCCGCAGGGCCGCGCCCACTTCTTCGTCGCCCCCGGGGCGGCCGCCGAACTGACCGAGCTGCTCTACCGCATGGGCTGGGACGACCCCACCTCCCTCGACCTGCGCGGCCTGGGCCCCGGCACCCACATCACCGCTCCCCCCTCCGACCGGGGCGGACTCGGCCCGGTGCGGTGGCTGCGCCCGCCGGCCCTGGACACGGCGACCCAGCCACCGGCAGCGCGGCTGCTGCTGGGGACGCTGGCGTACGTGGCACATCGGTCGCGCGCGTAG